TGGTGCTGAAAGCGAATACGATTTGTGCGGGCCCCCGTTCATCCTCGATGCGCGCAACCGCCAGGCTCAGGTAGCCCGCGTCTACGTCCATTCCTACAAACGTTCTGCCCAACCGCGCGGCGACGACGCCCGTGGTTCCGCTTCCGCAGAAGGGATCCAGCACCAGGTCGCCCGGATTGGAGGATGCGCGGAGGATGCGGTCGAGCAGCGCCTCCGGTTTCTGCGTGGGGTGCTTGCCGTGCTTCTTCTCGCCGTTGGCGGGCGGCGTGATCTGCCAGAGACTCTGCATCTGCTTGCCGTGGTTGTCCGCCTTCATCGCCTCGTAGTTGAAGAGGTGGCGCGCCTTGGGGTCGTGCCGCGCCCACAGCACGGTCTCGGTAGCGTGGGTGAAATAACGGCACGAGAGATTGGGCGGAGGGTTGACCTTGTACCATGCGATATCGTTGAGGATCTTGTAGCCCAGTGTCTGCATGGCAAAGCCGACGCTATAGATGTTGTGATTGGTGCCGGTCACCCAGATGGTCCCATTGGGATTGAGCACGCGCCGGCACTCCGTGAGCCAGGAGACGTTGAACTCGTGGATGGCCTCAAACGTCTCGGATTTGTCCCACATCCCCTTGTTGACGCTCACCATCTTGCCGGACTGGCAGGTGATGCCGTTGTTGCTGAGGAAATAGGGCGGATCCGCGAAGATGACGTCGAACATTGGGCGCCTGATGCGGCGCAGGAGTTCGAGGGAATCACCCTGATAGAGGCGGATGCCGTGCTCGCGGTCCTCGAAGAACGGAACCGGCTTTTCGCCATATTGAGCCGGCGTTTCGGCGACGGCTGAAGGGGCTTCATCGTCAGGCGCGGCGTCAAAAATGTCCGGAATATCGAGCACGAGCGGGGGTGACCTCCTGTTTCGCCTGGCCGCTTTGTGCGCCGGCGGATCGATCCAGATCGTGGCCGGATCGGGGCGCAAAGGTCAAGCGTAAACGACGAATGATGAGCGATGGACTCAGCATTCAGCATCCGGCATCCAGCATTCAGGGCGGGCCGGCGCTTCGCGCCGGCAACCGGCGGGACGCCGGTCGTACCGTAGGCCAGCATCCGGCATTCAGCATCCAGCATTCAGGATTCAGGGCGGCGACGCCGCTTCGCGCCGGTAACCGGCGGGACGCCGGTCGTACCGTGGGGCAGCATCCGGCATTCAGCATCCAGCATTCAGGATTCAGGGCGGCGCTTCGCGCCGGCAACCGGCGGGACGCCGGTCGTACCGTGGGCCAGCATTCGGCATTCAGCATCCAGCATTCAGGATTCAGGGCGGCGACGCCGCTTCGCGCCGGCAACCGGCGGGGCGCCCGCGCTACACCTCCCGATGCGGGCGGGGCGCCCGCGCTACATTTCGGACCCCAACCCCTGACCCCCATCCCCTAACCCCTCCCAAAAAAAACTTCAGACAAAAGGGCCTTCCCGCGGGCTAGTAAGTGGGAGGGCTTTCAAATGCCGTACAAATGTGCAACGTGGGAGAGCGATGGGTTCAAGCGGGGGCCGCGGCACGCGCCGACGCTGGCCGGGCGCTACCTGCTGCCGGGTCAGTTGCAGAAGGAGGAGGTCCACGCGAGCCTGCAGAGCCCGTTGAGGGTGCTGCTGGCGACGTACCTGGGCCTGAAGGGTCCATCGACGACTCCGGAATTGGCGCAGGCGCTGGGCTGCTCGCTGGACCGGATCGGGACGAAACTGCGG
This window of the Armatimonadota bacterium genome carries:
- a CDS encoding site-specific DNA-methyltransferase; its protein translation is MLDIPDIFDAAPDDEAPSAVAETPAQYGEKPVPFFEDREHGIRLYQGDSLELLRRIRRPMFDVIFADPPYFLSNNGITCQSGKMVSVNKGMWDKSETFEAIHEFNVSWLTECRRVLNPNGTIWVTGTNHNIYSVGFAMQTLGYKILNDIAWYKVNPPPNLSCRYFTHATETVLWARHDPKARHLFNYEAMKADNHGKQMQSLWQITPPANGEKKHGKHPTQKPEALLDRILRASSNPGDLVLDPFCGSGTTGVVAARLGRTFVGMDVDAGYLSLAVARIEDERGPAQIVFAFSTIMQREAQTPNAGRPITWAEIVADALRDLGGEGHLVDITQVVRLHPRARTTRTWDCTIRRVVRQTPTIQPLGHGRYRLAS